The genomic stretch CTTTAcctggtgggggggggcgcaggCGCGACGCTGCCAggtgccccccgcccccaccctcctcctcaCCTGCGACCGCCCCCAGCGCGACGTCCGCTTCACCATCAAGTTCCAGGAGTTCAGCCCCAACCTCTGGGGTCACGAGTTCCGGCGCCTCCACGACTATTACATCATCAGTGAGTCGCCCGTGAGGTCATcggaaggggagggggaggggggaacggGGTGATGTCACCGGGGATTGACCGGAGGGGAGGGGTGACGGCGCGGGGAGGTGGCGGTGGTAGGAAGGCGGTTTGGAGGGGCGTCGGTGCAGCTATTGCGTCATCGGGGAGGCCCGCGTGGGGTTGTCGTGGGTAGTGATGTCATCGGGGAGGTGCCGGAGGGGAGTGATGTCATCAGGGTGACATCCTGGGGGACACGCACACATTGGCAGGACAGCATTTGGAGGGGTGTCAGCACAGTTATTGTGTCATCAGGGACCCCCTGGGGTGTCACGGGGGGGTAGCGATGTCAGCAGAAGGGGTGCTGATGTCACGGGGGGGGGTCGGTGACATCACCGGGGCTCCGCCGGAGGGGCGGGATGTCGGCGGGGCGTCGGCGCGGGGAGGCGACGGCGGTAGAAAAGGCCTTCGGAGGGGTgtcggcggggggggggggggtggcgggggccGTTACATCGTTGCGGAGGGCGGTGACATCACGGGGAGGGGGTGGAGCACCTCTCGATGACCTCACTCTCCCCGCAGCCACCTCGGACGGGACCCCCGAGGGGTTGGAGAACCGCCAGGGCGGGGCCTGCCTCACCCGCGCCATGAGGGTCACCCTGCGCGTCGGACAGCGtgagcgcggggggggggggggggggtgtcccccacccgggggggggcgggggggggcaccccgGGGTCCCCTCACtcacccctccccccccccccaggaccccgGGTCGGCGACGGAGCAGGAGGGGGCAGGtacggggtggggggtgggggggggtgggggggggtcccggatACCCGGGtcccccctgacccccccccccccccccaccccttagGCCCAGCCAATCAgacgagccccccccccgggtcccgGCCCGCCCCCTCCGCGGGGgcgggcggtggcggggggggcggggggaggggcgGCGGCGCTGCTGGCCttggcgggggccgggggggcttTGTGGTGGCGGCGGCGTCCTCGACggccccccaaaaccccccgggggccgccccgcccccgccccgcctgcCCCGCCCCCGCCTGCCCCCTCCGcgacctgcccccccccgccgccccccccgcctACTACAAGGtatgaggggggggggaggggaggacgAGGGGGGTGGCCAACACTGGGGAGACTCCCCCCTACCCCAACCCCACGGAGGCTCCGCCCCCTCGGGAATGGGGGGATCCCCAAAAATGGGGGGATTCACCCCAAAACGGTGGTCGtgcacagacacccccccccccaggagcctCCAGGCCAGGCGGGAAGGGGTTAATCCCGGATGCTGGTGGGGCGGGGCCTAtcccggggggggcggggcttACCTAGAGGGTGTGGCCTAACTAGGGGGCGGGTCCTAGTGTAGAGTGGGCGGCCTATCCTGGGGGTGTGTGGTGTTGCCTAGGAGGCGTGGCCTAGCCAGGGGTGTGGCCTGATGAAAGGGGGCGTGGTCTCGCCTGGGGGCGGGGTTTCACCCCAGTGTGGGCGTGGTTTACCCCAGGGGAAAAGCTTGAGCCTGGGTGGGCGGAGCTTCCCCAGCTTTGAGGC from Aquila chrysaetos chrysaetos unplaced genomic scaffold, bAquChr1.4, whole genome shotgun sequence encodes the following:
- the EFNB3 gene encoding LOW QUALITY PROTEIN: ephrin-B3 (The sequence of the model RefSeq protein was modified relative to this genomic sequence to represent the inferred CDS: inserted 2 bases in 1 codon; deleted 1 base in 1 codon) translates to MPEAVVAPPASVGMAGRCAALLVAVLGAGAAGLSLEPVVWHTGNRRFLAAGGYVLYPQIGDRLDLVCPARGAPGGGYEYYKLYLVGXGAQARRCQVPPAPTLLLTCDRPQRDVRFTIKFQEFSPNLWGHEFRRLHDYYIITTSDGTPEGLENRQGGACLTRAMRVTLRVGQRPRVGDGAGGGRPSQSDEPPPRVPARPLRGGGRWRGGRGEGRRRCWPWRGPGGLCGGGGVLDGPPKPPGGRPAPAPPAPPPPAPSATCPPPPPPPPTTRYEGGGRGGRGGWPTLGRLPPTPTPRRLRPLGNGGIPKNGGIHPKTVVVHRHPPPQEPPGQAGRG